A stretch of the Microtus ochrogaster isolate Prairie Vole_2 linkage group LG2, MicOch1.0, whole genome shotgun sequence genome encodes the following:
- the Enpp5 gene encoding ectonucleotide pyrophosphatase/phosphodiesterase family member 5 — MIPKFFVLSCTLAALTHSTTFSLQPEQQKVLVVSFDGFRWDYLYKVPTPYFHYIMKYGVHVKQVTNVFITKTYPNHYTLVTGLFAENHGIIANSMFDPILNKSFSLEHMDIYDSEFWEEATPIWITNQKAGHASGAAMWPGADVRIHETFPTHYLPYNESVSFEDRVAKIIEWFTAKDPINLGLLYWEEPDDTGHDVGPDSPLMGPVISDIDYKLGYLIKMLKKAKLWNNVNLIITSDHGMTQCSKQRVIELDRYLNRDHYTLIDHSPVAAILPKEGKFDEVYDALAGAHPNLTVYKKEEIPERWHYKHSDRVQPIVAVADEGWYILQNKSDDFMLGNHGYDNALAEMHPIFLAHGPAFRKNFTKEAMNSTDLYPLLCHLLNITALPHNGSFRNVHDLLSSATPKVTPYTQNTTHKPGEYEPEESYPYYIGICLGSIIVIVFLVVLVKHLIQSQVPTLQYMQVEVAQPLLQA; from the exons ATGATTCCAAAGTTTTTCGTGCTGTCTTGCACACTTGCTGCCCTAACTCATTCAACTACATTTTCTCTCCAGCCAGAACAGCAGAAGGTTCTAGTGGTTTCCTTTGACGGATTCCGCTGGGATTACTTATATAAAGTTCCGACACCTTATTTTCATTATATCATGAAATACGGTGTTCATGTGAAGCAGGTCACTAATGTCTTTATCACGAAGACCTACCCTAACCATTACACTCTGGTCACTGGTCTCTTTGCAGAGAATCATGGGATTATTGCAAATAGCATGTTTGATCCTATTCTGAACAAATCTTTCTCTTTGGAGCACATGGACATTTATGATTCTGAGTTTTGGGAAGAAGCCACACCCATATGGATTACCAACCAAAAGGCAGGGCACGCTAGTGGTGCAGCCATGTGGCCAGGAGCAGACGTAAGGATCCATGAGACGTTCCCTACCCACTACCTACCTTACAATGAGTCTGTTTCCTTTGAAGACAGAGTTGCCAAAATCATTGAATGGTTTACAGCCAAAGACCCCATCAACCTCGGTCTTCTCTACTGGGAAGAGCCTGATGACACAGGCCACGATGTGGGACCTGACAGTCCCCTCATGGGGCCCGTCATTTCAGACATCGACTACAAGTTAGGGTATCTGATAAAAATGCTGAAAAAGGCCAAGTTATGGAATAACGTGAACCTAATCATCACGAGCGATCATGGAATGACCCAGTGCTCTAAGCAGAGGGTGATAGAACTGGACCGCTATCTGAATAGAGACCACTATACCCTGATCGACCACTCACCTGTAGCTGCCATCCTGCCAAAAGAAG GGAAGTTCGATGAAGTCTATGATGCCCTGGCCGGTGCCCATCCTAATCTAACAGTCTACAAAAAGGAGGAAATTCCAGAGCGATGGCACTACAAGCACAGTGATCGAGTTCAGCCAATCGTGGCTGTGGCCGACGAAGGGTGGTATATTTTGCAGAATAAGTCAGACGATttcatgt tAGGCAACCATGGTTATGATAATGCATTAGCAGAAATGCATCCAATATTTTTAGCCCACGGTCCTGCCTTCAGAAAGAATTTCACAAAAGAAGCCATGAACTCCACAGATCTGTATCCGCTGCTCTGCCACCTCCTCAATATCACCGCCCTGCCACACAATGGATCATTCAGGAATGTCCACGATCTCCTCAGTTCAGCAACTCCAAAAGTTACTCCTTACACACAGAATACCACACACAAGCCAGGCGAGTATGAGCCAGAGGAGTCCTACCCTTATTACATAGGCATCTGTCTTGGCAGCATTATAGTCATTGTATTCTTGGTAGTTCTCGTTAAGCATTTAATTCAGAGCCAGGTGCCTACTTTACAGTATATGCAGGTGGAAGTTGCTCAACCATTGCTGCAAGCGTAG